In Synechococcus sp. PCC 6312, one genomic interval encodes:
- a CDS encoding J domain-containing protein — MKFEKLNWPIGQPRTPKLSQKQARFNKDGKSITIAEAKRRLIREIELWTKSGQKWRIPHDSIIVTANWSVTEKGTVRSEKEPDDSGVAVYFELDGENYCLPCDQWNRAADNLAAIAAHLGAMRDQERWGVGTTKQSFQGYAALPPIAISPDEEWWQILKVSPNATLNEAKEAYRKLAKTNHPDVGGNRKDWDKIQKAWEIAQSQK; from the coding sequence ATGAAATTTGAAAAACTGAATTGGCCCATCGGTCAACCACGAACTCCTAAACTCAGTCAAAAACAAGCAAGATTCAACAAAGATGGTAAATCAATTACGATTGCTGAGGCAAAACGGCGGCTCATTCGAGAAATCGAATTATGGACAAAAAGCGGACAAAAGTGGCGCATCCCACATGACTCTATAATCGTTACGGCCAACTGGTCAGTTACCGAAAAAGGAACTGTGCGAAGCGAAAAAGAACCGGACGATTCCGGCGTGGCAGTCTATTTTGAACTGGATGGCGAAAATTACTGTTTACCCTGCGACCAATGGAACCGAGCCGCTGATAACCTTGCTGCTATCGCAGCACATCTGGGCGCAATGCGCGACCAGGAACGATGGGGAGTCGGTACTACAAAACAATCCTTCCAAGGCTATGCCGCACTACCACCAATAGCAATTTCACCGGATGAGGAATGGTGGCAAATTCTCAAAGTCAGTCCAAATGCCACACTGAATGAGGCAAAGGAAGCCTATCGGAAGCTGGCAAAAACCAACCATCCCGATGTGGGGGGTAACCGAAAAGATTGGGACAAAATTCAAAAAGCGTGGGAGATAGCCCAAAGTCAAAAGTAA
- the cas10 gene encoding type III-B CRISPR-associated protein Cas10/Cmr2 yields MSEIFWQAKIWGLLHDPVLKALHDNSGRSGNSFWRKLRVMQDWVDQDIDPETSQSRALQHIHLADYVASASDRGAVGTISSAVNYGREGLDITHLLSGETLRFRLRPEPHERLTTGQRRAEFLRNLEEVLLPDSIRQEDDIKFVFWWLWRCLPDQVCQQFSQDETLLLMPAETRLPDSSIWNHASITAALSGALAGFDLPLEELNRWSGKNQLSHPYLAAFSFTPVQELIKASRKMRDFWAGSWILHYLSAKVSWELALRYGPDSFIYPSLFQQPLIDHWLLEQFPTFEEWILAPTERQLLTAGFPNVLVLILPKGKVKAAMQFAEETLRREWLALGRLVFSELADTRGWMQRLRQLPDLAAEHKTWNGWLGQQWQVYWSSVAIGKDGEAFKSAAIPEERNTEFQTWLTTQNQAFEVRGDNALFQTEELAFLRQAYNLRLETQGRRSSVNVGSWWPFIFSKARAALAGVKNARTWELPTVFSVRSTVSGLGPAVHPGQDWLPEGDIKKLWKRQAGLFDGKEQLNATETVKRGLHKVLNQLLDISDATFAASYPDLTAGVAGYLKVNRLHREHQEHFQNACRAIRRELWVEDFNAAELTEQAWGIPWIDEHQPDWVQRCHSRFLNAGWLAEEVENSQTQALENQIRHQQDAELRAELNQELLQLRVTYRQQIQEILDSYYPQNNPTDWYVLAVGDGDEMNQWLRGTNLEPYGAYIPSGLSLPTNNEQQQNLNQAFEQFLRLRKRMGPSTHSALSRALLDFSNQLLPYLTEQRYAGRLIYGGGDDVLAYTNLWEWDAWLWDVHECFRGDPDPQEKFDHTGDYWKWNSDELPPNLSARPLFTMGAKATISFGVVIAHHSVPLAISLENLWDAEKQAKAHQAPDGQAKDAVQIRVLYGNGNTLPATSKFATFDKWRKILNAIPDLETAPALFEQAAQLWEQHPAPTQAAIAPWTIAFCNRRDFFNNDDDQRRVFSQTLASFLTVLWQSTTETSNSGSGGAGRDQEIQNWLKLAAFVLRKRIIDLSTVPSRGGQL; encoded by the coding sequence ATGTCTGAAATATTCTGGCAGGCCAAGATTTGGGGCCTATTACACGATCCAGTCTTAAAAGCTCTGCACGATAACTCCGGGCGAAGTGGCAACAGCTTTTGGCGGAAACTTAGGGTGATGCAGGATTGGGTTGATCAAGACATAGACCCAGAAACTTCCCAAAGTAGAGCGTTACAGCATATTCATTTGGCGGATTATGTAGCATCTGCGAGTGATCGAGGGGCAGTTGGTACAATTTCCAGTGCGGTCAATTATGGGAGAGAGGGCCTGGATATTACTCATCTCTTATCCGGGGAAACACTTCGTTTTAGGCTAAGGCCTGAACCTCATGAACGCTTAACGACTGGTCAACGGCGGGCTGAGTTTCTCAGAAATTTAGAGGAAGTTCTGTTGCCAGACAGTATTAGGCAAGAGGATGATATTAAATTTGTTTTTTGGTGGCTGTGGCGGTGTTTACCAGATCAAGTGTGTCAGCAGTTTAGCCAAGATGAAACGTTATTGCTGATGCCCGCCGAAACACGTTTACCTGATAGTTCTATTTGGAATCATGCCAGTATCACAGCCGCTCTATCCGGGGCGTTAGCAGGTTTTGACTTACCACTGGAGGAATTAAATCGTTGGTCGGGCAAAAATCAACTGTCCCATCCTTACTTAGCTGCATTTAGCTTTACGCCTGTTCAAGAGTTAATCAAGGCAAGTCGTAAGATGCGTGACTTCTGGGCTGGCTCATGGATTTTGCACTATCTTTCTGCCAAGGTGTCTTGGGAACTGGCACTGCGATATGGGCCAGACAGTTTTATTTATCCGAGTCTTTTCCAACAACCTCTCATAGATCACTGGCTATTAGAGCAGTTCCCTACATTCGAGGAGTGGATATTAGCCCCTACTGAGCGGCAACTTTTAACGGCCGGATTTCCTAATGTCTTAGTCTTAATATTACCGAAAGGGAAAGTGAAAGCGGCGATGCAGTTTGCTGAAGAGACCCTCAGGCGAGAGTGGTTAGCCTTAGGCCGCTTAGTATTTTCAGAACTTGCTGATACCCGTGGCTGGATGCAACGCTTAAGACAACTCCCAGACCTGGCCGCAGAGCATAAAACCTGGAACGGGTGGTTAGGTCAACAATGGCAAGTTTATTGGAGTTCAGTCGCTATAGGTAAAGATGGAGAAGCATTTAAAAGTGCTGCGATTCCCGAAGAGCGCAACACAGAATTTCAAACTTGGCTAACAACTCAAAACCAAGCCTTTGAGGTTAGGGGTGATAATGCACTATTTCAAACAGAGGAGTTAGCCTTTCTACGGCAGGCCTATAACTTACGCCTAGAAACACAAGGGCGACGATCCAGTGTCAACGTCGGTTCATGGTGGCCGTTTATTTTCAGCAAAGCTAGAGCTGCTCTAGCTGGAGTAAAAAATGCTCGGACGTGGGAACTCCCTACTGTTTTTAGTGTCCGTTCAACCGTCTCAGGTCTTGGCCCAGCCGTACATCCAGGCCAAGACTGGTTACCCGAGGGAGACATTAAAAAGCTATGGAAACGCCAGGCCGGGTTATTTGACGGGAAGGAACAGCTTAATGCCACCGAAACGGTCAAACGTGGGCTACATAAGGTTTTAAATCAGCTACTTGATATTTCTGATGCTACTTTTGCTGCCTCTTATCCAGACTTGACCGCAGGAGTTGCTGGCTACTTAAAAGTTAATCGTTTACATCGAGAACATCAAGAACACTTTCAAAACGCTTGTCGAGCCATTAGACGTGAGTTATGGGTTGAAGATTTTAATGCTGCTGAACTGACTGAACAGGCCTGGGGCATCCCCTGGATTGATGAACATCAACCAGATTGGGTTCAAAGATGTCACTCCCGTTTTCTTAATGCTGGCTGGTTAGCAGAGGAAGTCGAGAACAGCCAAACCCAGGCCCTAGAAAACCAAATCCGTCATCAACAGGATGCTGAATTACGCGCAGAACTCAATCAAGAACTGTTGCAATTACGCGTTACCTATCGTCAGCAAATTCAGGAAATCTTAGATAGCTACTATCCTCAAAATAATCCCACCGACTGGTATGTGTTGGCGGTTGGGGATGGTGATGAGATGAACCAGTGGTTACGGGGAACGAACTTAGAGCCATACGGTGCGTATATTCCCTCTGGACTGTCATTACCGACAAACAATGAGCAACAACAAAACCTAAACCAGGCCTTTGAACAGTTCCTCAGACTCCGTAAACGGATGGGGCCATCAACCCACAGTGCGTTAAGTCGAGCATTACTAGACTTTTCTAACCAACTGCTGCCCTACTTAACGGAACAACGCTATGCTGGTCGGCTAATTTATGGCGGGGGAGATGATGTTCTTGCCTACACCAACCTTTGGGAATGGGATGCCTGGTTATGGGATGTTCATGAATGTTTTAGGGGCGACCCTGACCCTCAGGAAAAATTTGACCATACGGGCGACTATTGGAAGTGGAACTCTGATGAACTGCCACCGAATCTCTCTGCCAGGCCCTTGTTCACGATGGGAGCTAAAGCCACTATTAGCTTTGGAGTCGTTATTGCTCATCATTCTGTCCCCCTTGCAATTTCTCTGGAAAATCTCTGGGATGCAGAAAAACAGGCCAAAGCGCACCAGGCCCCCGATGGGCAAGCTAAAGATGCGGTTCAAATCCGGGTGTTATACGGCAATGGTAATACCTTACCTGCAACTAGTAAATTTGCCACCTTTGACAAATGGCGAAAGATTTTGAACGCTATTCCAGATTTAGAAACAGCTCCAGCTCTTTTTGAACAAGCCGCCCAACTCTGGGAACAACACCCTGCCCCAACTCAAGCAGCCATTGCTCCCTGGACGATTGCCTTTTGTAATCGGCGAGACTTCTTTAACAATGACGATGATCAACGTCGAGTCTTTAGTCAGACTCTTGCTTCTTTCTTGACGGTGCTCTGGCAGTCAACCACTGAGACATCTAATTCAGGATCAGGTGGTGCTGGACGGGATCAAGAAATTCAAAACTGGCTTAAACTAGCAGCTTTTGTTCTGCGAAAGCGAATTATTGATCTTTCTACTGTCCCATCTCGTGGAGGGCAGTTGTAA